The Dasypus novemcinctus isolate mDasNov1 chromosome 13, mDasNov1.1.hap2, whole genome shotgun sequence genome segment CCAAGCTTCCAAAAGCCATCTCAACAGCATATTAGAGCCATCTCCTGGAGGCCTTGCTAGGATGTTAAATCCTGAGTCACAGGAAAATGCTGTTATCACAAATTGTGTATGGATTCTATCCTGAACTCATGAAGTCACCCACACAACCACAATTTGTTTTATAACATCCAGAATTTTGGAATGAAGGAGCACCCCATTTAAAGTCTGAGAACAGCATAAATATTTCACATACAGCTTGAACCTAAGCTTTGTAATGGCTGTTTCTAAGCAGCAAAAAAGGCTAGAAAAATGCTAGCCTTGTAGTGACACATTCTTGCTGAAGAAAAACCCTCTAGAGACAACCTTCACACAGAAAAAACTCCAGGCATAAGCTGTGGAGAGATTGAGGAGAGCCCCAGAGCAGTGCCACTCAAAGGTAGTTCACAGACTCATACTGAGCTGTGAACAGTTTTGGATCAGTCACAACATGATGAATAAGAAATTCAGTGTTTAGAAACTTTTTATCATCCTGACATTGCTGTGAAACCCATGTACAAGACCAGTGGATTTACCTTGCTGAACAAGGTCTGGCCAGTTGGGTGTTGTCAAAATTGTATGGTGTCACAAATGTTAGTTGAAATTTTAAACGGCTAATGTTTATATTCCCAtgtatacattaaaatatatgttttatatttcaAAGTAACTGGaattttgttgaataaactgtgcttgtggaaaaaaaattgtatggtggggcagagtgtaaactataatgtaaactatagtccatggttagtagcaatgcttcaatatgtgtttatcaattttaacaaatgtaccacactaatgaaaggtaatgttaatgtgggaaagtgtgggagggggagaagggtagggcatatggaaatccctatattttttatgtaacatttatgtaatctaaagcttctttaaaaataaaaattaaaaaattaatttaaaaaactgtatgcTGGGTAGCATAGTGTGAGCTGCACACTAGTCATAGGCAACAGAAACCTATATTGGTAAACAAAGGAttggatatttaaaaaacaaaaatggtctTTTACCCACATAGTTTAAAAAGGACTCCCTAGAGTGCCAAGCTCCACCCCTCCACAAGtcctaaaataattcaaatagtaTTTTTGGAACAGAATGTCACCTGAGGTCAACTTGCCCAAGTTCAatcagaatgaaaataaaaacaagcaactTGGGAACAAAGCTAAAATAGGCTAGGGTATCTATTTAGATTCCTTGAGTGAGCCCCAATTCAACCAGCAGAAGTAAGAATTTGTAAAAGAAAACTGGCAGGACAATGGTAAAAAGTTTCAAAGGGCAGGGTCCATTTGTTCTTCCTTCTCTCTACCTTAGTCCAAGTTTAGCTGTGGCTATAAGGAAAGAATTTTAGCCATTCAGGACCCGTGGCCATCATCACGAGTCTCATTTCATGAGTCTCATTTCTTGCAAAGTAGAGGAGTCTCTGATTCAGTCCTGGGCTCTTCCATGCCCTGAGAAGGTATAGCTGGACCTTTGCAAACAGCGTGAGGTCTCAAGAACATTTCCTTCCTTACCAATCCCACTGAAAGTGTGGGATTTTCCAGGAATAAAAAGTCTTACGTCAGGGAAAAATGATACATCAGGAGCTCAGAGACTCAGACAATGAATGTAAATGTTCTCTGGCAAAGTTATTTTTTGAGTGCTGAATCAGAAAAGCCAGTCAGTCTGACCAGAATATCTACCAACATATGGTATCCAAGGTACATAGACCCACTGGCTCTCAAGAACGGAAAATCCGttcaaaattaatttagaagGGAGTGgttatagctcaagtggttgagcacctgcttcccatgtgagaAGTCCtggtttgatccccggtacctcctaaaatcaaaaaatatacaaacaaacgaaaaaagcaattctcactggggagtggatgtagatcagtggttgagtgcctgcttcccatctatgaggtcttggattcaatccccagtaccccctaaaaaaatcaataaaaacaaaaataattaagaaaacatATTAACAATATATTACTAACTTAGTAATAATAATGTTAATAATGTGAAAAGTTAATGGGAAAAGTATTTCCCAGAAATACTCAAGAGAAAATGAGGAAAGATGGCAATTGAGTTCTAATTGAATTGCAGACTGAATTAGGGAATGGGGGAGGGAATTGAGGGGTGGTGGGATAGAGGGAGGTTTTCTACCATAAGCTACTGCGAGCCCTGAATTAGACTGCTAACATTCCTCACTCTGCAGTTTACAGAAGCTGAGGAAGGTCAGGAAAAGACCTGAACGAAAAATAGGCCACACTCCTCACTCAGAATATTTATTAGACAATGCCCCATGGGGCCAGACTGCACTCCTTCCCCTTTCCCAAACGAACTCCCTGAATCAAGGGACAGGATTCTAAGGAAATCAGAAGTCCCAAATAAGCAAGAATGCATCTGAGGGAAGAAAGACCATTAATTCCCCGGATATGACAATGCAATTATTTACGTCTGCAAGAGAGAGCCAGTAAAAGGGATGGATGGACTAGATGAGGAGAAACAGGATGGACCCTTCTTTGTCACAGCTTGGCTCGGAGAAGGGTTGGGGTATTCAGTATTTAAAAACACAAGGAGATAAGAAAGGCAGAGGGCAAAGGAAGGTCACAGGCTGCATTCACCTAGATTACAGAGTCTTGTAGAGAGAACCTGAGCAGCAACTTGAGTTCTCAGGCTGGGACAGGGTTGTAGGCTCATCACTTGGAGAGAGGAGAATCCCAAGGCTTCTCTTCCAACACTACTGTGATTAGATGCAAAGGCCCTCACATTCTTTCCCCTCAGAGAATTCAGAACAGTCTATCTGAAGGTAAAGGGGCATGGTAACGACCCATAGCCCCATTACCAAAGGCCCTTCCCAAGAGAACTGTAGGAATAGAGTCCCAGGACTCTGTTCCTGCTCCCCAAGTCCATGAGAGGAACAGAAACAGGCACACACAGGACACAAAAACCCTGGGTGTAAAGGTGAATATCAGTGTGGCCGTATACAGCACTATTTTTGGAGGCAGGGAAAAGATGCATGCCCTAAAAGGGATGCCTTCCTTCACCTGGCAGGTAGCTGGGCTTTTGCCAGCAgcagaaaccacaactgagtatGGCTCACAAAAATAGCCTGCAGAATGGACCCTATTcctagaaagagagaaaaagcctcAGCTGATATGGCACGGTCTTGAGTGGGATGGCAGAAGGCAGTGGGCAGACCGCTCTCACAGACGACACTCCTGCCTCAGCTCCCAGTGGTTCTGCTGACTCCAGATGTTCCCCATGGCTGGGAATCAGGGAGGAAAACGTGTAGTGTTTCACATGATCAGACACTGTTCGCCACTGGCACCTGGTGGGCCCGATAGATTGAGGGCATCCAGGTCAAAGTTGAGGCCAGGAGGCTGGAGAAAAGATGAAGGGACTCAGATAACAGCTCACATTTTAGGTCAGAGCTTCTGAAGGTCCATCCCCAGTAGCCACAGTTATTATCTTAGGTGGAACCACTAAAGGTTATAGAATTTTGCAAACGAGGGCTCTGATTAAAATCTAGGAGAAGACATACTCACCATTTCCCCAGCCAGCTCTTTTGGGGGATGGCCCAAGTCCTGcaactgaaaaataaagaaagaagaataaggaaTAGGAAGAAACCCAGAAAACAAATATAGCAGCCCAAAAAAGGGATCTAAGCCATGATCTCTCTACTTTCTCATGCGGCTTTATGGCCTCTCTTGTGCTCCCTCTTCTACCCAGGTTTGACAGTGTGGAATCCTTCCCAGATACCTCCTCTACACAGCACTCGAGTGGACAGCATCAGCTAGCAGATAGCAAGAGGGGGCCTTACCTGCTGCATAAGATCCAGTACCATCTCAAAACGAGTCTTTTGAGTGGCTTCATCATCTGTGGGTGTTTCTGCCTCAAACTGCTCACATATCTTGCCCATGACACTGTGctgtttctgatatttttcaaACTGCTCTGGAGGTAGAGATTCCCGGTGACTCTGCAACCATTCTGGAtactgaggaaaaggaaaaattaagtgaagaatggataggaaaggaaaataataaacttacaaaataaagggaagaTGGATATAGGAGAAGGAAAGAGCTAAATAAGTGAGTTAGCATGAGAAGTAGCTCTGAATCCAACCAGATGACCTAACTGTACTAGCATTTATGATGTACACCAGAGGTTGGCAaactttctctgtgaagggccaaagggcaaatattttaggctttgcaaacCATGGATTGTCTCtaacaatattctttttttttttaataaccttttaaaatgtaagaaCCATTCTTAGCTTGAGAATTGGTTTGCCAACCCTTGGTGTAGATCATAAATGCTAGTACAGCTAGATGATCTGGCTGGATTCAGAGCTACTTCTCatgctgaactcacttatttagctctttcctcttcctaTATCCATCTTTTCTTCCCCTGAGCATGAGATTTGGACCACCCAGTCCCTAGTTTGCCTCCTGGTGTTCACTGTTCATTTCATATCTAACCACATCTTGTTCTGTCACTGAAAAGCTTCCATGCCTATATTCTATTGTTCCAGTAAAACTATATGTTCTTTAACagcaaggaacatcatttaaagtACTCTTAAATTACTCATAGCACAAAGCCAGTATGGGGAACAAATTAGTAAATCCTCCATGAATTCTTGCTGGAGAAATAACTGAAGACAAAAATGCAAGAAGGGGCTGATCAGACAACAAACTCAGAGTCTTGAAACAATCCACAGAAAACTAGAGCTGAGGGTGACAGCTTTATTCTCTGAGACAATAACCCCTGCCAacattccccacccccaaaaaataaatgaaagaggaaaacagaAGTACTTGTGCACTTCAGTTATTCTATCTCTACAGGGTCTGAGTGGACTAAAGTAGCCCATATGGGTGGATACTTTGGAAAGTGAGAAGGAAAACTTCACAAACCTTTTCTGTAATCTCTTTCAGTGATGGGTACAACACATCCTTGGATAGTAGGTTCTGCATGATACTCTGCATGATGGGGAGGATgttcccttccccatccccttcATCCATGCCCAGTCCCTCCATAGCCTTGGTCAGCTCTTCTTCTGACATACCCGAGTTCTAGAAAGGCAGGAGAAAGGTGAGTGAATGTACTGCCTTCTTGGAATGTTTTATCACCCTTACATTTGGGAAAGTTGAAGCCTAGAAAACTATTTAAACTTGCCTGAGGCAAAACAGCAAGGCAGGGACAGACTTGGGAAGATACCCAAGAGGTTTTATCTTTTGAGATTCTGTTGGTGAAGGTGTCTGGGAGTGGGTCCCTTGTagttccccacccctacccctttACCTGGAGATCAGTGGCATTTTTGGCTAATCCACTTAGTGTCTCCTTTAGGCAAGAAGTGAATTCTTGTTGGGAGGTCATGTCACTGCCTGGGAGAGATCAAAAGGCCAGGGTCATTTGGTATTGTAACTGTCTGCCTGGTTAGACTAACTTGGTTATTCACTTTGATCTGGAGCATTTACTAGTGAATCACTATCATTCCAAATCTTTGAATACTCTATGGTTATCTTCAGAGTAATTTTCATAAACCTGCATAGACAGTGTGTCTATTGACTCTCCATCATGACACCCAGAATAACACTGCAACCATTAAAATGATCAGTTTTGAATAATCTTTTCTATTACTTTCCAACCTATCTTATTCCTTTCACTAAGCAGGGTTCCCACTCCTCGTTCCATCTCCTTATCTGACCCCATAGTAGTGACATTATGATTGGTTATCAGCGTTACTAAGAATTGCGGTGTTCTCAAGCAGCACTAACTTAAGTGGCTTGTTCAGATATTTCCAGCTGTCTGGGGGGATCCCTCCTCACCCACTCTCCCAGCAGCTTCTGAGAGCTTCTGGAACTGTTCCACCAGGTGGGGCTCCTCCTCAGCCAACTCCTTCATTGCCTTCTCAAACTCTGCAGTGGCTTGGGAAGCCAGCTCGCTGTCAAACAGTTCCTGGAAAAACTTCTCTTGGGAGGCGAAGAGGGCATCCTGCAGGGGAGGAGTGGTCAAAATGCAGCTCTTACTTGGCAGCCCATTGCACCTGGCCTCTGGTAAAAGCCACACAGAGTGGATCTGGGAAATGCAGTGCCTCCCTCCTACCCACCTCCACTGGAGGTTCTAACTACctctcctgatgtggagagaaagaaagatatcTGGCCACTGAGGGAAGAGTATGGGGTGGTACCCCAAACCATTTAAACCTTCTCTTTTCTCAAAGAACTTTCTTGAGAGTCCTTCACTCAACCTCAAGTCCCTGTTTCACAAGGACTGAGGTCTGCAAGAGCACTTAGCAATGTGAGGCCAAGGTACCCTGCCCCGCTCCCCTCTGGCCCATCAGGGCCTGTCCCACCTCTGCTCAGAGCTGCAAGCCCATTACCTCCCTTCCCTTAAGTGGGTGGAATGTATACTTtggcagtgtctcctggagaTCTCTTCTGGGGCCCCAAAGCATCCGGCGCCGTGGTGGTAGGAGGAGGTGCTGGGGAGGGTTTGGCCTTATCAAAATCATCAAGAGCACCTTTGGAGACAAGAGACATGGGATGTGTGTTGGGGATGGGTGAGGACATAAGGCTGGATGCTTTTAGGGCAAAGCATTAGGAGAATGGTCTTTCAAACTGCAACTTTCcaaaaaacttttttccttttttgattctCCCCCCTCACTCACCCCTCAGTAAacctcccacccacccctcaGTAAGTCTCCCACTTTCCTTCCCACTACAAAATTTATTATGCTCAAAGGGGAAGATATCCCTTACAGTGAAACAGACAAATCTGCCTCAGAGCTGGGAGGAGAGGTGTGAAAAGAGGTTCTGCAGAGAGTGAAGCACATCTCCATCTAAACTGTGCCTTCCTCAACACAATCTAATACTGATTTTCTAGAAATCCTATATAATATCCAACAGGAGCAAGGAACAAAAACATCCTCCATAGCTCTCCCTGAACTCCCTTTGAAGACCTAAAGAGAGTTATCTTACCCAAGAAAGCAGAAACCACGAGATATCCCACCCAGCTTCCCATTGGTCATGGTATAAATACAAACTAAGGGACTCCATACTGCATCCCAGGGGAGGGTATTAAATCTTGTCTTAGCCTCAGCTTTAGCTCCCCTTTTGGCCTCATCTCTGCAGATAACCATGTGCCAATTCACAGTCAACTGACATTCTACTGTTTTTGTTCAACTTTCTGCCTCCCGACATTGCTGTGACTGAGCAAGAGACACGAAATTCACCTCTGCCCTGCAAAGCTTGTGTTGTCACCACCACTCTTGCATGCCAGGTCTAGAGGGAGGGCACTGGCCCCACTCTGGgcaaaaaaacaacagataaaaCATTGCATGTCCCCAACAGGGACAAGGAAGAAAAGAACACCCTCGTCTATCATGTGGGTGAATTGGATTCCTTGAGGTTGTCTCATCCTCAGTTTCTTAAGATAATGGGAAAGGAGTCCCCTTAAGCTACAGACATGACGAAAGAACTGGGAAGGAGCCTAATGAAATAAGGGTGAAAGTACTGGGAAGAACGAAGTGTCTTTTGTGCGGATACAACAGGGGCACTGAAGATAGCTACGGACTTTTGAAGAATTAATGTGAACAATCCCCGAGTGCCCGGTTCGCTGCCCACCGAGGACAAAATGCTGCTGCTAGCAGAAACTCAAACTTCAAGAACTTTAAAGAACGAAAGTTTGGAAGGAATCGAGAAACACCGTCCTGTGGGTTACCGTTCCCATCGGGCAGAGAGATCAACGGTCTGGGTCTCTCAGGAATCCAAGGTGAACTCCCCAGCACCCGCCGCCGAGTAGGCAGACGGTGATCCAGAGATTTCATTCAGGGTCGCGCTCCGCCCCTGTCCAACCTTTCGAGAGCCTCCCTCTCTGTCCCAAATAGCTCAGATTCACTTAACGCCCTGGATGGGTCCTCACACCCGCCCCCTTTGGGCCTCTCCATATATTCGCTCTTACTTTCCAAAAGCTCTTCCAATTCCTGATCCGGGTCGGCCGCAGCTTTACGGTCCTCTTCAGCGGCGGCCATCTTATTACCTCCGAGTCGCCGTAGGAGGCGGGAATTCCTCAGCGCTGCCACGTGCCCCGCCCCTTCTACTTCGTTCAACCAATGGTATTGTTGGCGAGTGAGGAGTCGCCATTTTTAAAGGGACAGGAagcttgcttgctttctttctctcctctctctcctttttctttctttcttttccttccttcctccctccctccctcccgctCTCCAGGAACCATTGCACTAACGTGAGAACTACTGTTACTTCTGCCTGTTTTCTTTACTGGCCTGGGCTCCTTTCTTTCTACTTTCTACAGCACTGGGAGTAATAGCCCTTTCATTATTTCTTCCTGAGCTGTGGGTCGGCCAGATTAGTACAAGCTGCCTACAAATAAACAGAAGTTACGCGTATATACCCGAGAAGATAATTATGGTTCATAGAAATCTATACTATTTCTCTCTCACTTCCATCGGCATTTTACTCAAATGTCATCTTCTGAGACACCTTCTTTGGCCTCATTAGATAAAACCTCaaacacacccccacccccaagcatATACTTCCTACTcctgtaatttatttttctccttaacGCTGATATACTGTGTTTACTATTTAtctcccccacctcacccccgtAGAATATAAGTACCATGAAGGAAAGAATTTTTGTCTTAtcttcactgctgtatccccacCTCCTAGGCTAAGGCCTGGGACTTAGAAGGCAATCATTGGCTACTGGTTGCTTTCCCAGACCCTTATCAGGCGCCCTCCTCTGCCAAATCTAATGGACAGATGTCTAGATTCCTATTCTCCACGAGAACTTATATGACAAAAGGACACAGGACCAGGACCTTAAAAACGGTTGCCTGAATGGATTCAGGCAGAAAAAGCAACTATGGGACCATCAACTGAACAAGAGCAATTCAAATATACTGGTAATAGTTGACCTAGTCTCTGGACTTCCCTAGCCTACCTCCTTTTCTCATAGAGAACCCAAACCCCAATCTAATTTTGAGAGGTGGGGAAGGATCAGATAAAGACAATTCAGGATGCCCGTTTCCTCCTTTGGAATTACTCTCCTATTCAGATCTGCCAGAATACATCAATTGTCTTGAGACACAAACCTATCATAGCACTTAGAGATCATCTACTGTTGTTTAAGATCTTGTGCTGGGTATAATGTAGAGGGTATAATGGGTAGAAATAAGTTGGGACCAGTCCTTGCCCTAAGGTAGATGTCTGGGGATTCGGCTAGGGGTCGGATTACACATACACACTTAATTATGACACAGGGTGAAGTGTCTTAAAAGAGTTAAGGATAGACTGCTATAAAAGTTAGAAGGGAGACATCACATCTCggtggaaaaaaaatgtttacgtTATATCACCTCTTTGGTCCTTAAgtacttattctttctttcagaGATCTGACACAGGCTTGTAAAATTGTAAACTCTGCAAaatctatgttttcttccaagTCCAAGTGTTGTAATTtagaagaaaattctgaaatgaaagaagacccaaGTTCTAGTCCCAGCTGTCACTAAATCAAGCTTCAGATTATATGTAACATTGGAGTTGGAACTCTTGAAAGTCCTTTTCAACTCTAAACTTCTATAATCAAATCCTTCCTGAACCACCTTTCTCCCTAACACCTGTCACATAATTAATCCCAGGCTACCGTTCTCATTCAGGTCTGAACTGCTTACACAGTTGTATTAATGTATATTAGAATACAATTTATTCACCTACAGATTCGTATTTCTATTGGCTTTACACTAATGGTGTAATATAAGCATGTTGATAAAATAGTAGATGGCAATCAGAATTAAGTAAGAGTGGGAGTCAAACACAAGCATGTTTTCCTTTGCAGTATTTCTTAAACttgattgttttttcatttttattaatgataTTCCTAATACTTCATCTAGTATTTACTCAcctggctgctccttctgcctTTCTAATGTGTATTGAGAAGTGTTACaaaagtgttttacatcattttctttttctcactctcTTACTTAAGCAATGGCTCTTCACTgcctttttaactttattttgtatatttaataattgaaaatataaacaaaaactaaaaagaaaacagttgaataaaaacatacatttctcaattaaatgtactagatgcctataaattttttaaaatcatacgttacacaatgtatttcgttcatagtaatgcaatcatgcagtatttgttcttttttgtctagcttgctttgctcaacataatgtcctccaggttcattcacgttgtcatatgctttacaacttcatttcttcttacagctgcataatatcaCATCTTGTGAATACAtcagttgtttatccattcatctgttgatggacacctgggtttcaaACTTTTGCCAATCGTGAATaacgttgctatgaacattggtgtgcagatgtttgttcgtatcactgttttcagttcttctggggtatatacacagTGGTGGTATTGCAGAAtcacatggcaattctatattcaacttctgtaGGAAtagccaaacagtcctccacagtggctgtaccattctgcatccccaccaacagtgaataaccattcctatctctccacattctctccaacacttgtagttctgtcttttttaatagtggccattctgataggcatgaaatatctcattgtagttttgatttgcatttccctaattagggatgttgagcatttcttcgttttttttttgttttttttttttttttttgccatttgtattccttctttggacaaatgtctattcaagtcttttgctcattcttaaatggggttgtctttttattgttgggttgtaacatctctttacatatcctggatattaaacccttatgggatatgtgatttccaatatcttctcccattgagttggctgcttttccaccattttgacaaagtcctatgaggtgcagaagtgtttaattttgaggaggtcccatttatctattttttctttcattccatgtgctttgggtgtaaggtccaagaaccCAACatctattacaaggtcttgaagatgtttccctacattttcttctagtagttttatggtcctggattttatatttaggtctttgacccattttgtttcttgtataggaagtgaAATACaggttctctttcatttttctggttatagatatccagtagtcccagcaccatttgttgaagagactgttttgtcccattaacattaacttcgtaggtttgtcaaaaactattCAACTGTATAGGCGAGGGTTTATCTCTGGGTtcccaattctattccactgatgtGTGTCTATCTTCATggcagtactatgctgttttgactaccgtagctttgtaatatatttcaaggtcaggcagtgaaatttctcccaccttgctcttcttttttagaatgcttttggctatttgggtgcacttttccCTTACAAATgtatttgataattgccttttcaaaTTCTgtaaagctgttgggattttgattggtattgcattaaatctataaatcactttgggtaaacTTGACATCTTTGctgtatttattcttccaatccatgaacatggaatgcccttccatttccttaggtcttttaaaatttcttttagcattgttttcacattttctgcatataggtcctgtacttctttggttaaattaattcctaggtatttgagtctttttgttgctattgaaaatggaattttccccaatttcctcctaagattgttCAGTAGTACtagtatacaaaaacattactgatttttgcacactgatcttgtaccctgccactttgttgaactcattagctcaagtagctttgttgtggatacttcaggattttttaagtacaggatcatgtcatccacagtgagttttacttcctcttttcctatttggatgcctttaattttttttcttgtctaattgccatagctaga includes the following:
- the PEX19 gene encoding peroxisomal biogenesis factor 19 codes for the protein MAAAEEDRKAAADPDQELEELLESALDDFDKAKPSPAPPPTTTAPDALGPQKRSPGDTAKDALFASQEKFFQELFDSELASQATAEFEKAMKELAEEEPHLVEQFQKLSEAAGRVGSDMTSQQEFTSCLKETLSGLAKNATDLQNSGMSEEELTKAMEGLGMDEGDGEGNILPIMQSIMQNLLSKDVLYPSLKEITEKYPEWLQSHRESLPPEQFEKYQKQHSVMGKICEQFEAETPTDDEATQKTRFEMVLDLMQQLQDLGHPPKELAGEMPPGLNFDLDALNLSGPPGASGEQCLIM